From the genome of Streptomyces sp. NBC_01116, one region includes:
- a CDS encoding acetyl-CoA C-acetyltransferase, with translation MPIDVVICEPLRTPIGRFGGAFAQQTPAALAARVIAEIVARTGVDPARVDEVILGHAYPTSEAPAIGRVAALDAGLPTTVTGSQTDRRCGSGLQAVLDAAMQIRAGFSDVVIAGGVDVMSAAPYYTHDGRWGIKGPGLQLHDALARGRVTAGGVNHPVPGGMIETAENLRREYGISRADQDALALRSQQRAARAAAEGRYDAETVPVTVRTRKGETTVTADEHPRPDTTAEQLAALRPVMAKSDPDATVTAGNASGQNDAAAACLVTSAATAERLGLTPLVRLVSFARAGVPAATMGIAPVAATRTALDRAGLTLADLDLIELNEAFAAQVLACTRELGLGEKDHDERINVNGSGISLGHPVGATGARILATLTRELHRREGRYGLETMCIGGGQGLAAVFERV, from the coding sequence GTGCCGATCGACGTCGTCATCTGCGAACCCCTGCGCACCCCCATCGGCCGTTTCGGCGGGGCCTTCGCCCAGCAGACCCCGGCGGCGCTGGCCGCACGCGTCATCGCGGAGATCGTCGCCCGCACCGGCGTCGACCCGGCCCGGGTCGACGAGGTGATCCTCGGCCACGCCTACCCCACCAGCGAGGCCCCCGCCATCGGCCGGGTCGCCGCCCTGGACGCCGGACTGCCCACCACGGTCACCGGCTCCCAGACCGACCGCCGCTGCGGCTCCGGACTCCAGGCGGTGCTGGACGCGGCGATGCAGATCCGGGCCGGATTCAGCGATGTCGTGATCGCGGGCGGCGTCGACGTGATGAGCGCCGCCCCCTACTACACCCACGACGGGCGCTGGGGCATCAAGGGCCCCGGCCTCCAGCTCCACGACGCGCTCGCCCGGGGCCGCGTCACCGCCGGAGGCGTCAACCACCCGGTACCCGGCGGCATGATCGAGACGGCGGAGAACCTGCGCCGGGAGTACGGGATCAGCCGGGCCGACCAGGACGCCCTGGCCCTGCGGTCCCAGCAGCGCGCCGCCCGCGCCGCGGCCGAGGGCCGCTACGACGCCGAGACCGTCCCCGTCACCGTGCGCACCCGCAAGGGCGAGACGACCGTCACCGCCGACGAACACCCCCGCCCCGACACCACCGCCGAACAGCTCGCCGCCCTCCGGCCGGTGATGGCGAAGTCCGACCCGGACGCCACCGTCACCGCGGGCAACGCCAGCGGCCAGAACGACGCGGCCGCCGCCTGCCTGGTCACCAGCGCCGCGACCGCCGAACGCCTCGGCCTCACCCCGCTCGTCCGCCTCGTCTCCTTCGCCCGCGCCGGAGTCCCCGCGGCGACGATGGGCATCGCCCCCGTCGCCGCCACCCGCACCGCGCTGGACCGGGCGGGCCTCACCCTCGCCGACCTCGACCTGATCGAGCTGAACGAGGCGTTCGCCGCCCAGGTGCTGGCCTGCACCAGGGAGTTGGGCCTCGGCGAGAAGGACCACGACGAGCGGATCAACGTCAACGGCTCGGGCATCTCCCTGGGCCACCCGGTCGGCGCCACCGGAGCCCGCATCCTCGCCACCCTCACCCGCGAACTCCACCGCCGCGAGGGCCGGTACGGCCTGGAGACGATGTGCATCGGCGGCGGCCAGGGCCTCGCCGCGGTCTTCGAACGCGTCTGA
- a CDS encoding SpoIIE family protein phosphatase, whose protein sequence is MVDDHLAWLNEASSRIGTTLDLERTAQELVEFTVPRLADGAAIDLLESVLRGEEGAPANTTQPTVTRAIAVAAIDALANLEPDPVGEISAYQERAVDHCLTQREPVLIARLGPDDYIRVAATPRAAALLRDAGVHSYLAVPLVSRGVLLGAADFIRSGSTPPFTDTDVALAMQLASRAAVFLDNARLYGQERERLVALQRSMLPRAMPSTPGLDVAAHYAPPTETSGVGGDWYDVVALPGGRSALIVGDVMNHGLSAAATMGRLRTVARTLMALDIAPEHTLARMDLAARDLDDDQVATCLCAVYDPATGEYTLASAGHPPPLLVDAAGRATHVDVPPGAPLGTGVIPYTSVRLPAPAGSRLVLYTDGLFKNRTDDVDTQLERLRDTVSRMDPTLLSTLVSSGTGPGTRFDEAVLLMATGLPVPGAADIVVWELPPGAGAASVARRLVREQLDRWDLGGLVDTTELVVSELVGNALRYGGGPGQLRLLRHDRVMVEVTDTGADLPHIQPPTLSDEGGRGLQLINMLCRRWGSCRTPTGKLVWAEQDITLSATD, encoded by the coding sequence GTGGTGGACGACCACCTGGCGTGGCTCAACGAGGCGAGTTCGAGGATCGGGACCACGCTCGATCTGGAGCGCACCGCACAGGAGCTGGTCGAGTTCACCGTGCCCCGGCTGGCGGACGGCGCGGCCATCGATCTGCTGGAGTCCGTGCTCCGCGGCGAGGAGGGGGCGCCGGCGAACACCACACAGCCGACCGTCACCCGGGCCATCGCCGTGGCCGCCATCGACGCGCTGGCGAATCTGGAGCCGGACCCGGTCGGGGAGATCTCCGCGTATCAGGAGAGGGCGGTGGACCACTGTCTGACCCAGCGGGAGCCCGTGCTGATCGCCCGGCTGGGGCCCGACGACTACATCCGGGTCGCCGCCACCCCCAGAGCCGCGGCCCTGCTGCGCGACGCGGGGGTGCACAGTTACCTGGCCGTACCGCTGGTCTCCCGGGGAGTCCTGCTGGGGGCGGCCGATTTCATTCGCTCGGGCAGCACGCCTCCCTTCACCGACACGGACGTCGCGCTCGCGATGCAGCTCGCCTCACGGGCCGCGGTCTTCCTGGACAACGCACGCCTCTACGGGCAGGAGCGGGAGCGCCTCGTCGCCCTCCAGCGCAGCATGCTCCCGCGCGCCATGCCGAGCACACCGGGCCTGGACGTCGCCGCCCACTACGCCCCGCCGACGGAGACGAGCGGTGTCGGCGGGGACTGGTACGACGTGGTGGCTCTGCCGGGCGGCCGGAGCGCCCTGATCGTCGGTGACGTCATGAACCACGGCCTGTCGGCCGCGGCGACCATGGGGAGGCTGCGTACCGTGGCGCGCACGCTCATGGCCCTCGACATCGCCCCCGAGCACACCCTCGCCCGGATGGACCTGGCCGCCCGCGACCTGGACGACGACCAGGTCGCCACCTGCCTGTGCGCGGTCTACGACCCCGCCACCGGGGAGTACACCCTTGCCAGTGCGGGACATCCGCCACCTCTGCTGGTCGACGCGGCGGGGCGGGCCACGCACGTCGACGTGCCGCCGGGCGCACCACTCGGCACCGGCGTCATCCCCTACACCTCCGTCCGCCTGCCGGCCCCTGCCGGAAGCCGCCTCGTGCTCTACACCGACGGACTGTTCAAGAACCGCACGGATGACGTGGACACGCAGCTGGAGAGGCTGCGCGACACGGTGTCACGGATGGATCCCACGCTGCTGAGCACGCTGGTGTCGTCCGGGACGGGACCCGGCACCCGCTTCGACGAGGCCGTCCTGCTGATGGCCACCGGTCTTCCCGTCCCCGGCGCGGCCGACATCGTGGTCTGGGAGCTGCCGCCCGGCGCCGGCGCCGCGTCCGTCGCCCGCCGACTGGTCAGGGAGCAGCTCGACCGGTGGGACCTGGGCGGGCTCGTCGACACCACGGAGCTGGTCGTCAGTGAGCTGGTCGGCAACGCCCTGCGGTACGGGGGCGGCCCCGGTCAGCTGCGGCTGCTGCGGCACGACCGGGTGATGGTCGAGGTCACCGATACCGGGGCGGACCTCCCGCACATCCAGCCACCGACGCTCAGCGATGAGGGCGGCCGGGGCCTCCAGCTCATCAACATGCTGTGTCGACGCTGGGGTTCCTGCCGGACGCCCACCGGCAAACTGGTCTGGGCCGAGCAGGACATCACCCTCTCCGCCACCGACTGA